In Phycodurus eques isolate BA_2022a unplaced genomic scaffold, UOR_Pequ_1.1 contig_25, whole genome shotgun sequence, one genomic interval encodes:
- the LOC133398203 gene encoding zinc finger protein 771-like encodes MLTKRRVFLFLFFCEQPLAKPRSSVSVVFIFRQLLSVKCCGRHVKMCARRTAEYEEELSGPKEPQHQLLDAVFNLQPRTVLRRADISEDLRHECREPEPLYIKEEVEDEAHPHIKEEEELKTTSIKKENEEVQPHIKQKEECIAKFPSTSVPLKSEDEGRREESRSSSSRHMTTEGDGDHCGGSQAEGLLATQLDSDDMTSHSPHTDDDDDKPSEGDNKRWKCSQCGKTFAYKSSLKQHTRTHTGEKAFACSDCGKRFSYKGDLTRHTRTHTGEKPFVCSVCGQRFSENGKLTVHARRHTGEKPFACSVCSQKFSAKGKLTIHTRTHTGDKPFSCSDCGQRFTQKGTLKIHTRMHTGEKLFSCSDCGQRFTQKGALKLHTRTHTGEKPFSCSVCGQRFSRKDRLKTHKCAVSAVCTHAWCTDRGIG; translated from the exons atgctaacaaagagacgcgtttttttgtttttgtttttttgtgagcaaCCTTTAGCAAAACCGAGATCAAGTGTGAGCGTCGTGTTCATTTTCCGCCAACTACTA AGCGTAAAGTGTTGTGGTCGtcatgtgaaaatgtgtgcaagaaggacagcagagtaTGAGGAGGAACTTTCTGGACCAAAAGAGCCACAACATCAACTACTGGATGCTGTTTTCAATCTGCAGCCTCGAACTGTGCTACGCAGAGCAG ACATCAGTGAAGATCTTCGTCATGAGTGTCGGGAGCCAGAGCCCCtttacattaaagaggaagtggaggatgaAGCGCACCCCCacatcaaagaagaagaggaattgAAGACCACTTCCATTAAAAAAGAGAATGAAGAAGTGCAACCCCACATCAAACAGAAAGAGGAGTGTATCGCCAAGTTTCCATCGACtagtgtccctttgaagagtgaagatgaaggtcgaCGTGAGGAGAGCAGAAGCAGCTCAAGTcgacacatgacaacagaaggtgatggagaccactgtggaggatcacaagcagaagGCCTCTTAGCTACACAATtagatagtgacgacatgacgtctcactctcctcacactgatgatgatgatgataaaccgTCTGAAGGTGATAACAAacgctggaaatgttctcagtgtgggaaaaccttTGCTTATAAGAGCAGTTTGAAACAACACACGAGAACACACACCGGAGAGAAAGCTTTTGCCTGTTCagattgtggtaaaagattctcctATAAGGGAGACTTGACAAGGCACACcagaacgcacactggagaaaaaccttttgtctgctcagtttgtggtcaaagattctctgagaaCGGAAAATTAACAGTACACGCAAGaagacacactggagaaaaaccgttTGCTTGCTCAGTTTGTAGTCAAAAATTCTCTGCAAAGGGAAAATtaacaatacacacaagaacccacactggagacaaacctttttcctgctcagattgtggtcaaagattcactcagaaaggaaccttaaaaatacacacaagaatgcacactggagagaaacttttttcctgctcagattgtggtcagagattcactcagaagggagccttaaaattacacacaagaacacacactggagagaaacctttttcctgctcagtttgtggtcaaagattctctcgtaagGATCGCCTgaagacacacaagtgtgctg tgtctGCCGTGTGCACCCACGCGTGGTGCACGGACCGAGGCATCGGCTAA
- the LOC133398209 gene encoding zinc finger protein 771-like, with amino-acid sequence MGPSNSTKPHKYWEQIIFDPCVFVFLCLADVVENLCPERQESDSPHIKEEEEDGEVQQIKEEEEEFVHIKEEEQEEIIKIPLTGVLLKSEYQSQSEENRGVEPPSSSSSQHMTTEGDGDHCGESQAEGLLAPLSDSDETTSHSSDYDDGDDKEQSERNMTCHTDLKCWKCSKCGKTFASKSNLKQHIKLHTGEKPFACSDCGKRFTVKGKLISHSRTHTGEKPFACSVCGQRFSQKGTLKSHTRTHTGEKPFCCSVCGQRFSEKGHLKSHTRTHTGEKPFTCLICGQRFSENGTLKRHRRTHTGEKPFACLVCDQRFSEKGTLKRHTRTHTGEKPFSCSVCGKGFAQKGNFKSHTRTHTRKEPFVCSVCGQRFSHKYLAKNHKCVYDNSSDQ; translated from the coding sequence ATGGGGCCGTCCAACTCGACAAAGCCGCATAAATATTGGGAACAAATTATATTCGAcccgtgtgtgtttgtcttcttgtgtcttgcagacGTTGTGGAAAATCTTTGTCCAGAGCGGCAGGAGTCAGATTCCccccacattaaagaggaagaggaggatggagAGGTTCAACAaatcaaagaggaggaggaagagttcgtacacattaaagaggaagagcaggaggaaATCATCAAGATTCCTTTGACTGGGGTCCTTTTGAAGAGTGAATATCAAAGTCAAAGTGAGGAAAACCGAGGGGTGGAGCCTCCCAgtagcagctcaagtcaacacatgacaacagaaggtgatggagaccactgtggagaatCACAAGCAGAGGGACTGttagctccactatcagatagtgacgagACAACGTCACACTCTTCTGActatgatgatggtgatgataaAGAACAGTCGGAACGTaatatgacatgtcacactgatctcaaatgctggaaatgttctaaGTGTGGGAAAACTTTTGCTTCTAAGAGCAATTTGAAACAGCACATAAAattacacactggagagaagccttttgcctgTTCCGactgtggtaaaagattcactgTAAAGGGTAAGTTAATATCACActcaagaacccacactggagagaaaccttttgcctgctcagtttgtggtcaaagattctctcagaagggtACCTTAAAAAGTcatacaagaacacacactggggagaaacctttttgctgctcagtttgtggtcaaagattctctgaaaagggacacttaaaaagtcatacaagaacccacactggggagaaaccatTCACCTGCTtaatttgtggtcaaagattctctgagaaCGGAACCTTAAAACGTCAtagaagaacacacactggggagaaaccttttgcctgtttaGTTTGTGACCAAAGATTCTCTGAGAAGGGAACCTTAAAACGTCACACACGAacccacactggggagaaacctttttcctgctcagtttgtggcaaaGGATTCGCTCAGAAGGGAAACttcaaaagtcacacaagaacacacactcgAAAGGAACCCTTtgtttgctcagtttgtggccaaagattctctcataaGTATCTGGCTAAGAATCACAAGTGTGTTTATGACAATAGCAGTGATCAATGA